A window of Yoonia sp. SS1-5 genomic DNA:
GCGATTGCAGAAATCCCGCTGGACCGTTTCATCATGCCCGAAACAGCGCAAGACATGCATCAATCGCGCTGATCTGCCATGTGAAACTCAGATCGGTCCCGGCAACCGCTCTTCACTCAGCAGCACATTCGCCTCGACATCCCCAACCCCGGGAAGTGTCATGATCCGCCGCCGCAGAATCCGTTCGAAATCGGCCAGATCACGGGCAACAATGCGCAGCCGGTAATCATAAAGCCCCAGCACGTGGTCAACCGTCTGGATTTCGGGGATTGCGGTTAATGCCCGCTCAAAATCCTCAAGACTGACGCGCCCCTTGGTGGCCAATTTCACCCCTAGGAAAACAGTCACGCCAAAGCCCAGCTTTTCCTGATCAAGCTGCAGCCTACGGCCAGCAATGATGCCGGCATCCTGCAACCGGCGCACACGACGCCAGGTTGCCGGCTGGCTTAGCCCAAGTTTTTCCCCCAACCGGCTGGTAGATTGATCCGCGTTGGCACAGAGCGCGCGCAGCACGGCCCGGTCAATTTCGTCAAGTTTCATAGCGGCAGGTTTTCATCGGATTTCACAGAGGCGACAGTCATCAGCGCCTCAATATCGGCGATATGTGGCAGGGTCAGTATCTCATCACGGTAGACCCGCTGATAGTCGGGCAAATCCTTTGCCACCAAATGCAGCCGCACATCGACCCGCCCCAGAAACGTTTGTATCTCAATCACTTCCCGGACATTGCGCGCAGATTGAATAAACTCATCAAATGCCCGCGACACTGTCTTGTCCAACGTGATGCGCAGGCTGACCCCAACGGTAAAGCCCAGACGCGGCCAGTCGATTATCGCCGTGCTTCCACGCAAGACACCATCTTCGCGCAATTTATCTAACCGGCGGGCAACGCGCGCCGCCGTCGACCCCACCCGCGCGGCCAATTCGGGCGTCGTCAGGCTGGGGTCGTCCTGGAAACAGCGCAAGAGGGTACGGGATTCAGCATCAAGCATAACAAAACTGATAAACCACAGAATGACGCATAACAATTACAAAATGAGCGAGAATTTGAACAAAATACACCTCTCGTTGTCGGATATATTGCGCTACACATCGCCAAACCCATCAAACAAAGGAGCGCCGATATGCGCGTTTATTATGATCGCGATTGCGATGTGAACCTGATCAAGGACAAGAAAGTGGCCATTCTGGGCTATGGTAGCCAAGGCCATGCGCACGCGCTGAACCTGCGCGACAGCGGTGCGAAAAACCTTGTGGTCGCCTTGCGCGAAGGATCGCCATCAGCCGCCAAAGCCGAAGGTGAAGGCCTCGAGGTCATGGGCATCGCTGAGGCCGCCGCATGGTGCGATGTCATCATGTTCACAATGCCCGACGAATTGCAGGCAGAGACCTACAAGAAATATGTGCATGACAACCTCAAGCCCGGTTCTGCCATCGCATTTGCCCACGGGCTGAACGTGCATTTCGGCCTGATTGAACCGAAAGAAGGCGTGGATGTGATCATGATGGCGCCCAAAGGCCCCGGTCATACTGTGCGCGGCGAATATACCAAAGGCGGCGGCGTGCCTTGCCTTGTGGCCGTTAACACCGATGCATCCGGCAAGGCGCTGGAAATCGGTCTGTCCTATTGTTCTGCCATCGGTGGTGGGCGGTCCGGCATCATCGAAACCAACTTCCGTCAGGAATGCGAAACCGACCTCTTTGGGGAACAGGCTGTCTTGTGCGGCGGCATTGTCGAGCTGATCCGGATGGGGTTCGAGACATTGGTCGAAGCAGGCTACGAGCCCGAAATGGCCTATTTCGAATGCCTGCACGAAACCAAGCTGATCGTGGATTTGATCTATGAAGGCGGCATCGCCAACATGAATTACTCCATCTCGAACACGGCCGAATATGGCGAATATGTCAGCGGGCCGCGCATCCTGCCATATGCTGAAACCAAGCAGCGCATGAAAGACGTGCTGACCGACATCCAGACGGGCAAATTCGTGCGTGACTTTATGCAGGAAAACGCCGTTGGGCAGCCTTACTTCAAGGCCACCCGCCGGATCAACGACGAGCACCAGATCGAACAGGTTGGCGAGAAACTGCGCGCAATGATGCCATGGATTTCTGCCGGCAAGATGGTCGACAAGGCCAAAAACTAAACAACGGTCGTAGGATGGGTCTTGACCCATCTACGCACAAAGGCGCCCCACGGCATGGGGCGCCTTACTCGCTTGGGACATGTATCTTCAGTTCAACGGAAGGGCTGCGGGCCGGGACCATCCTTTGCAAGGCTTGACTTCAACGCGTCAGGATCATCAAGCTTTTCGTCTGTTTTCCGTTTACTCCACAACCCCACCAAGATGGCGGCGAACAAGGTCGTTAGCGCCAGTGCGGGAATTAACAGGAAGTCGTTCATCGGTCGTGCCTCCTAAACATTTATCTCGTAGAACCAACGCGCGCAGGCTCGTTTGGTTCCATATATGTTTCCCGACGCTGCATCTCTCAGCCACCATCAAGATGCGGCGCCCGACCACATAGGTTTGCATGACCACCCAACCAACCCTTTCAAATTGGCTATCAATCCTGGCGCTGGGGCTGATCTGGGGCGGGACCTTTATGGTCGTTTCGGTTGCACTTCGCGGCTACGGGCCTTTGACGGTGGCCTGCGCAAGAACCAGTTTGGGCGCGATTGCATTACTGTCATTGATGGGGGCGATGGGGCGCCCCCTGCCCCGGTTCACGGGGCGCATGGTCAAATATCTGCTGGTGATTGGCGTATTGAACACCGCCCTGCCCTTTGCGTTGCTCAGTTGGGGGCAACAATTTGTGCCCTCCGCCTTTGCAGGGATTTCCATGGCCGCCTTGCCGCTTTTTGTGCTGCCACTGGCGCATGTGTTCACGGATGAAAAGATGCGCGCGCGCAGTCTGATTGGCGTCGTGCTGGGGTTTGTCGGGGCCGTTGTGCTGATCGGGCCGGGTGTGTTGCGCATTGGATCGGGCATGGAACCGCTGGGCCAATTGGCCTGCATCGGCGCCGCCCTGTCCTACGCAATCTCCAGCATCATGACCCGACGCTGCCCACCGATTGATCCGATCGTCATGGCAGCCCTGTTGCTGCTGGTGGGCGCCATACCGCTGATCCCCGCCATGCTCTGGTTCGAAGGCATCCCACATGTGGCCGACCGCACGACATTGTCAGCCATTCTGTTCCTGGGCTTCGTGCCGACAGCGTTGGCGGCGTTGATCCGGGTCTACACGATCCGGTCTGCGGGGGCGGTATTCATGACACTCGTCAATTACCAGGTCCCTCTCTGGTCGATGATCTTCGGTGTCCTGATCCTGTCCGAAGCCTTGCCATTGCGGTTCTTTGTGGCCCTCGCCTTGATATTGCTGGGGCTGGCAATCAGCCAATGGGAAAGCCTGCGCCGGATTGTCCTCCAGCGGTGATGCGGGTCAGACGGCTGCCTCAACCTCGGCGACAATGTCATCCACCACATGCCCCAGCAATGCGTCATCCTCGCATTCAGCCATCACGCGGATCAAAGGTTCGGTCCCTGATTTGCGGATCAGCAGACGCCCCTTGCCGGTCAGTTTCTCTTCGGCATCGGCGATCGACTTTTGCACGCCAGCTGCGTTCAACGGGTCCTGCCCTGTCGCAAAGCGGACGTTGCGCAACATTTGCGGGACGGTCTCGAACTGCCGCGCAAGGGTGCTGGCCTTGGCGCCCGTATCAATCATCGCGGCCAGAAACTGCAGCCCTGCCAGCAACCCATCGCCGGTTGTGGCGTAATCGGTCA
This region includes:
- a CDS encoding Lrp/AsnC family transcriptional regulator, with the protein product MLDAESRTLLRCFQDDPSLTTPELAARVGSTAARVARRLDKLREDGVLRGSTAIIDWPRLGFTVGVSLRITLDKTVSRAFDEFIQSARNVREVIEIQTFLGRVDVRLHLVAKDLPDYQRVYRDEILTLPHIADIEALMTVASVKSDENLPL
- a CDS encoding DMT family transporter, with amino-acid sequence MTTQPTLSNWLSILALGLIWGGTFMVVSVALRGYGPLTVACARTSLGAIALLSLMGAMGRPLPRFTGRMVKYLLVIGVLNTALPFALLSWGQQFVPSAFAGISMAALPLFVLPLAHVFTDEKMRARSLIGVVLGFVGAVVLIGPGVLRIGSGMEPLGQLACIGAALSYAISSIMTRRCPPIDPIVMAALLLLVGAIPLIPAMLWFEGIPHVADRTTLSAILFLGFVPTALAALIRVYTIRSAGAVFMTLVNYQVPLWSMIFGVLILSEALPLRFFVALALILLGLAISQWESLRRIVLQR
- the ilvC gene encoding ketol-acid reductoisomerase; its protein translation is MRVYYDRDCDVNLIKDKKVAILGYGSQGHAHALNLRDSGAKNLVVALREGSPSAAKAEGEGLEVMGIAEAAAWCDVIMFTMPDELQAETYKKYVHDNLKPGSAIAFAHGLNVHFGLIEPKEGVDVIMMAPKGPGHTVRGEYTKGGGVPCLVAVNTDASGKALEIGLSYCSAIGGGRSGIIETNFRQECETDLFGEQAVLCGGIVELIRMGFETLVEAGYEPEMAYFECLHETKLIVDLIYEGGIANMNYSISNTAEYGEYVSGPRILPYAETKQRMKDVLTDIQTGKFVRDFMQENAVGQPYFKATRRINDEHQIEQVGEKLRAMMPWISAGKMVDKAKN
- a CDS encoding Lrp/AsnC family transcriptional regulator, yielding MKLDEIDRAVLRALCANADQSTSRLGEKLGLSQPATWRRVRRLQDAGIIAGRRLQLDQEKLGFGVTVFLGVKLATKGRVSLEDFERALTAIPEIQTVDHVLGLYDYRLRIVARDLADFERILRRRIMTLPGVGDVEANVLLSEERLPGPI